The sequence CCCAGACCGCGTCGGCGTCGACCGTGCGACGCAGGTCCGCGGCGAGCGATGAGGCGCTGTGCAACGCATCGGCCGCGCAGACCCAGCGCGCTGCCTCGGGGGCACTCGCCAGGCGGGCGAGCACATCGTCGCGTCGTTCGTCCGGCGACAACTCGACGCCGTCGTCGTCGAGCTTGCGGGCTGCGATAGTCACGAGCAGGTCCAGCACGCCGCTGCCAAACTTCCCCCCGAGCCGCTCCTCCAGCTGCTCGCGCGACAACCCGTTGCGCGAGAAGTCGTCGACGACCTGGTGCAGGATGCCGGCGATCACCGTTGTATCGTCCTGCGCGTACCGCGTCAGGATGATCGCGAGGTTCGCCGGCTGCGTGAAGTACGGGGCGCGCAGTCCCTTGCGCACCTGCTGGTCGTGGTGCTTCGCCGCAAAGGCGAGCGCGTGATGGATCCGATCGGAATAACCTGCCACGACGTTCCGGGGTGAGCGGGGTGCAAAGTTACGTCACCGGCCGGGTATTGGGCAGGCGAGCGGGGACGGCGCCATCCCACAAGACGATTCCCCTGACGCGGGCGCCCACGTCAATCAACTTGACCACCGTCCGTGACAACGCCGACAGTCGCGTCACGCCGCGCACGACGCAGAGGACCACGTCATCCCCCGCGCGCCAGCTTATCGCCTGCGCGGTCGGGCTAACCACCACGGTGGCGTCGTGCCGGCGCGCGGCCCGCACGATCTCCCCCCCGGTGGCGTGCCCTTCGGCTGGGCCAGGGGGCCGCTCCCGCTGGCCCGCGGGGAGGACATACATCGTGCGACCCCGCCCGACCGTGTAGGGGATCAACGACTCCGTCCAGCGCCGTCGGTTCTCCATGACGGCGACCAAT comes from Gemmatimonadota bacterium and encodes:
- a CDS encoding HD domain-containing protein, translating into MAGYSDRIHHALAFAAKHHDQQVRKGLRAPYFTQPANLAIILTRYAQDDTTVIAGILHQVVDDFSRNGLSREQLEERLGGKFGSGVLDLLVTIAARKLDDDGVELSPDERRDDVLARLASAPEAARWVCAADALHSASSLAADLRRTVDADAVWARVSVGRDATLRWYRRVADQLSAAGFAAPVMAELAAAVQELEGL